A region of Leptidea sinapis chromosome 4, ilLepSina1.1, whole genome shotgun sequence DNA encodes the following proteins:
- the LOC126979706 gene encoding ATP-binding cassette sub-family D member codes for MPAILSKIREQASRVQPSIAVGVGIGVALAACAVYGTREKKQPPPCNNNNNYKVAKNGTLQAVANGGAAAEKQTCGGRCGADQCALCRGDVDTDNKQNIEDADDTQSVEEHVPGLNLEFLRQLMSLAKIMVPGFRSHEVALLTAHTLCLFSRTFLSIYVASLEGSIVKHIVQKDMRAFAALLMQWFGIAIPATFINSMIRYLESRLALAFRTRLVNHAYELYFKNQTYYRVANLDARIENADHRLTEDVSVFTQSVAHLYSSLTKPCFDLLLIVLTLASYSSKMKGNIFIGPGIATVVICCTGQLLRILSPRFGALAGEEARMKANLRHVHSRLIAHAEEVAFYGGHKVELDQLQSAYKELVGQMTSVFNKKLWYVMLEQFCMKYLWSGTGMVMLALPILTGKKLDGTVGEGISARTEYMTTSRNLLNSAADAIERLMSSYKEIVTLAGYATRVSDMLVVFGEVARGKCVRAVHVSSPSNGGFQVTFRDKQPVPQGKVTYTNDLSIRVRNMPIVTPSCDVVASGVTLDITPGTHMLIVGPNGCGKSSLFRIISGLWPVFGGELSVPRPCACAHCAGEPNAPAHCTDRPVMFYIPQRPYMSQGSLIDQVTYPSRVADNDTEAEARAAHILRVVRLDACAARHGGLRAVRDWRATLSGGEKQRVACARMFYHRPVYALLDECTSAVSMETEVVMYEEAIKEGITLLSITHRPSVWRYHTHVLEFDGAGGWSFRPLEKDAPALMATPFTRQKENGETKSLESGNTSDALSE; via the exons ATGCCAGCGATACTATCCAAGATCCGGGAGCAGGCCTCTCGGGTACAGCCTTCGATAGCCGTGGGAGTAGGAATTGGGGTGGCCCTAGCCGCCTGCGCTGTGTACGGAACCCGCGAGAAAAAACAACCCCCGCCTTGcaataacaacaataattataag GTAGCGAAGAATGGTACGCTTCAAGCGGTGGCGAACGGCGGAGCGGCGGCGGAGAAACAGACGTGCGGCGGACGGTGTGGGGCCGATCAGTGTGCGCTCTGCCGGGGAGACGTCGACACGGACAACAAACAGAATATA GAAGATGCTGATGATACACAATCGGTGGAAGAACACGTGCCAGGACTCAACCTAGAGTTCCTGAGGCAGCTGATGTCCTTGGCCAAGATCATGGTGCCTGGGTTCCGAAGTCACGAGGTGGCGCTCCTGACGGCGCACACACTCTGCTTGTTTTCTAGAACCTTCCTCTCCATATATGTTGCGTCCCTGGAAGGATCTATTG TAAAACACATAGTACAAAAGGATATGCGAGCGTTCGCAGCGCTTCTGATGCAGTGGTTCGGTATCGCGATCCCGGCCACCTTCATCAACTCCATGATCAGGTATCTGGAGAGCAGGCTGGCGCTGGCCTTCCGCACCCGGCTGGTGAACCACGCCTACGAGCTGTACTTCAAGAACCAGACCTACTACAGGGTCGCTAACCTCGACGCCAGGATAGAGAATGCTGATCACag ATTGACCGAAGATGTGTCGGTCTTCACACAGTCCGTGGCGCATCTCTACAGTTCCCTAACGAAGCCATGCTTCGATCTGCTCCTCATTGTGCTTACCCTGGCCAGCTACTCCAGCAAGATGAAGGGGAATATCTTTATAG GCCCCGGAATTGCTACAGTGGTAATTTGCTGCACGGGTCAGTTGCTGAGGATACTAAGCCCAAGGTTCGGTGCTCTGGCTGGAGAGGAGGCCAGGATGAAGGCAAACCTGAGACACGTGCACTCGAGACTCATCGCCCACGCTGAAGAAGTTGCCTTCTATGGTGGACATAAG GTGGAGTTGGACCAACTGCAATCGGCCTACAAGGAGCTAGTCGGTCAGATGACGTCAGTGTTCAACAAGAAGCTGTGGTACGTGATGCTGGAGCAGTTCTGTATGAAGTACCTCTGGTCCGGCACCGGGATGGTGATGCTCGCCTTGCCTATCCTTACCGGAAAGAAGTTGGATG GTACCGTGGGTGAGGGTATCAGTGCTCGGACGGAATACATGACAACCTCGCGAAACCTGCTCAACTCGGCTGCCGACGCCATCGAGAGGCTCATGTCGAGCTACAAG GAGATAGTAACCCTGGCCGGTTATGCGACGCGTGTGTCCGACATGCTGGTGGTATTCGGCGAGGTGGCTCGTGGGAAGTGTGTTCGCGCCGTACACGTGTCGTCACCCTCCAACGGCGGCTTCCAGGTCACCTTCCGGGATAAGCAGCCAGTGCCACAAG GTAAAGTGACTTACACGAACGATTTGTCGATTCGCGTGAGGAACATGCCAATAGTAACACCGTCGTGTGACGTAGTAGCCAGCGGGGTCACGCTCGACATAACTCCCGGAACACATATGCTGATCGTGGGGCCCAACGGATGCGGGAAGTCtag TCTGTTCCGCATCATATCGGGTCTGTGGCCCGTGTTCGGCGGCGAGTTGTCCGTACCGCGGCCGTGTGCGTGCGCCCACTGTGCGGGCGAACCCAACGCGCCGGCGCACTGCACCGACCGCCCCGTCATGTTCTACATCCCGCAGAG GCCGTACATGTCCCAGGGGTCCCTCATAGACCAGGTGACGTACCCGTCGCGCGTGGCCGACAACGACACGGAGGCGGAAGCCCGCGCGGCCCACATCCTGCGTGTGGTGCGGCTGGACGCGTGTGCGGCGCGCCACGGCGGCCTGCGCGCGGTGCGGGACTGGCGCGCCACGCTCTCGGGCGGGGAGAAGCAGCGCGTGGCCTGCGCGAGGATGTTCTACCACAG GCCTGTGTACGCTCTACTGGACGAGTGTACGAGTGCTGTTTCCATGGAAACCGAAGTGGTGATGTACGAAGAGGCTATCAAAGAGGGGATCACTTTGCTCTCGATTACACATAGACCTAGTGTATG GAGATACCACACTCACGTGCTAGAATTCGATGGAGCTGGGGGCTGGTCGTTCCGACCTTTAGAGAAGGACGCGCCCGCGTTAATGGCAACACCGTTCACCAGACAGAAGGAAAATGGCGAAACCAAATCTCTAGAGAGTGGCAACACATCGGACGCTTTGAGCGAATGA